The Fretibacterium sp. OH1220_COT-178 nucleotide sequence GCGCATCGTGAGCCTCGGCTCCCTGTCGGTCCTGGCCGTCGTCGCCCTCGTCACGATGCTGACCCGTGGCCTGCCCTATCTTCTGTTCGGCGGAAACAGGGAGGTGCCCGGTTTCCTCCGCTACCTCGGCGCGGTGCTGCCCGCCTCCATCATGGTCGTCCTGGTGGTCCATTGCCTGAGGCACGTCAAGCTGACGGCCTGGCCCTACGGGATCGCGGAGCTGTCCGCCGTGGCCGTCGTCGTCGCTGCCCAGATCCTGAAGAAGAGCGCCATCCTCAGCGTGTTTCTGGGGACGGCGCTCTATATGTTCTTGATTCGGCTGCTCTAGCGGGGGGAGGGACTTTTCCCCGCACCCCCTACACTTTATCCTTGAACCAGCGCACGATCTCCTGCAGCCTGGCCAGGCGCGGTCTGGGACGGCCGGAGCGGCTCAGCTCGTGGTTCTCGCCCTTGAAGACGCACAGGCGGGCCTCCACGCCGTTGCGCTTGAGGGCCGTGAAGAACTGGAGCCCCTGCGAGATCTCGCAGCGATGGTCCTCGTCCGAGTGGATGAGCAGGGTCGGGGTCCTCACCTGGTCGGCGTATTTCAGGGGGGAGTGCTGCCAGAGCTTGTCCACGTCGCTCCAGACGTCGGCCGCCTGCTGGTCCGGGACGAAGAAGTATCCGATGTCGGAGATGCCGGCCATCGAGACCCAGTTGCAGATGCTCCGCTGCGTCACGGCCGCCCGGAAACGGTCGGTATGACCGACGATCCAGTTGGTCATGAACCCGCCGTAGGAGCCGCCGGTCACGCCCATCCGGTCTCGGTCCACGAAGGGAAGAGTGTCGACGGCCCAGTCCACGAAGGCCATCAGGTCCTCGTAATCGATGGTGCCGTACTTGCCCCGGACATCGGCAAAGGCGTTGCCCTTTCCGTCGCTGCCCCGCGGGTTGCAGAACAGCACGACAAACCCCTCCGCCGCCCAGCACTGCATCTCGTGCACGAAGACGTCGCTGAACGTCGCCTTGGGCCCGCCATGGATGTGCAGCAGGGTCGGGTACTTCTTGCCGACCTCGAAACCGACGGGACGCATGTACCAGCAGTCGAGCCCCTCGGGGGAACCGTTCTCCAGGCGGACGTGCTCGGGCACGCTCAGGTCCTTTCCCGCGAGGGCCTTCGCGTTGAAGTCCGTGAGACGCCGTTCCCTGCCGGGCTCCACGAGGTACAGCTCCTGGAGCCCCAGCCCCTCGAGGCCGACGACGGCCGCACGGCCGCCGCGAACGTCGTATTCGTCGATGCTGCGCAGCTCCCGCGAGATCTGCTCGATGCCGCCCTGAGCGTCGATGGCGTGCAGGTGCGAGCGGCATCCGTCCGTGGAGACGAACCACGCCCGGTCGCCGTCCACGAGGAAGGCGTGCGCCTGGTCGGTCGTTCCGTAGCGGCAGTCGCAGATGATGGAGTTCCTCAGGCTCCGGTCGAGGTCGGGCGTCAGGCATTGCGGAGCGCCGTTCGCCGCCCGGTAGAAGCGCACGTTCTCGTTGTGCCCGTGGCGCTTCATGTCCGTGCCGGTCAGCAGGAGTCCGCCCGCGAACACGTCCGCGCAGGACCATGCGAATTGGGCCTGGGGGGCGCGTTCGGTCACGGCCTTCGCCTCCAGGTCGAACTCCCAGACCCCGCTCGTCTCCGGCATCGCGTCCCCATAGACGACCCCCGTCGCCAGCGCCCGCCTGCGGTCGGGCGAGAGGCGCACCTGACGCACCTCCATGTCGTGCGGCGACAGGTCCTCGAGCTCGCCCGAACCAAGGGCGAGCAGGGAGAGCGTCCTTCGGGACTGACCGGTGAACCCCTTGCCGTTCGAGCAGAAGGGGATCTGCTCGAAGACCTCGTAGTCCGCGTCCTCGAACCGGTCCTCCGGACGCGCATCGACGGTCTGGAGCAGGAGGCGCTCCTCGTCGAGCGCCCAGAGCGCGGCCACGGTCCGGGGGACCTCCGCCAAAAAGCGGGCCTCGCCCCCCGCCACCGGGATGCGGTAGATGCGGGCGGCCTCGGCACGCCGTTTCTCCGCGTCCTCCTTGGGCTTGTGCTCGACTGGCTGGCGTTCCCGGCCGCTGACGAAAATCAGACCGGTCCCCGAGACGTCCCAGCAGAAGGCCTTCTCCGCGCCCGTGGCGGTCAGACGGAAACGGGTCTCGGTGGCCAGGTCGTAGATCCACAGGTCGGAGAGATAGCGGTTGTTCTCCAGGTCGGCCTGGTGGACGGCAAAGGCGATCTTGGAACCGTCGGGGGAGAAGCGCGGGGCCGACAGGAAACGGTATTGAAGGAGATCGTGGAACGTGATGCGCGTGTTCTGAAGTTTTTCTGTGCTTTTTTCCATGGTTTCGGATGTTCCTTCCTGCAGCCAGAGTAGGCGGCGATGTTCAGTCCAAGTGAGGCGCGGAGGCTACGGCGCAGAGCGCGATGGAATGGAACTTTTCCTCGGCGCTCGATCCGCGGGAGGTGACCACAACGGGGATCTTCGCCCCGACGACGATCCCGGCCAGCTGCGCGTGGGCCGACACCAGAAGGCTCTTGCCCAAAAGGTTGCCGGCCGTCATGTCGGGCGTCAGCAGGACGTCGAAGCGGCCGCAGTTCTCGCTCTCGTAGCCCTTGATCGCGGCGATCTCGGGGCTCATCGCCACGTCGTAGGAGATGGGGCCCTCGACGATGCAGCCGTCGATCTCCCCGCGCCGGTTCATCTCCGTCAGCTCGGCGGCCTCCACGGTCTCGCGCATCTTGGGGTTCAGCTTCTCGATCGCGCAGAGCACGGCCACCCTGGGGCGCTCCCAGCCCATCGCCCTCAGCGTCGTCACGGCGTTCAGGATCAGCCCCTTCTTCCGGTTCAGGTCGGGATACACGACCATGCCGCCGTCGGTCACCACCACGAGCCGGTCGACGCCGGGGATCTGGAAGAAAGCGAGGTGCGACATCAGGCCGCCGGAGGGGGAGTCCTCGGTATGCAGGTTGTTCGCTCGGTCCACGACGGGCTTCAACAGGTCCTTCGTATCCATCCTGCCCTTGACCAGGAAGTCTCCGGCCCCGGAGGCGATCAGCTCCACGGCGCGCTGGGCCGGGTTCTCGCCGTCCGGGACGTCGGAGAGGACGCACCGGTCCGGGGCTCCGCCCAGGGATCGGACCAGCTCCGCGACGTGGCGTGCGTTGCCCGTCAGTACGGGGAGGCCGATGATTCCCGCCTTTTCCGCCGCGAGGACCGCCTCCAGTACGTGCTCGTCCTCCGCGCCGGCCACGACGCATCGGCGCTTGCCCGGCAGGGCCCGGGCCCGTTCGACGAGCACCTCGAAGTTCCGGTATTCCATCGTTTCACACCTCCTTGAAATGGGCGTCGAAGGTTCGGCGCCGTCCGTCAGTGCGCCAGCGACCTCATGAACCAGAGGATGTTCGGGATCGCGAACAGGTCGATCAGGGCGGCCCCGCAGAGGGGGACGATCAGAAAGGCCTTGTAGGAGACCAGATTGTGGTGGTCGCAGGCCGCCCGCATCATCGAGACGGCGCTCGGCGGGGCTCCAAGCCCGTGGCCGATGAAGCCGGAGCAGATGATCGCCGCGTCGTAATCCCCGCCCATCAGGGGAAAGATGACGAATACCGTCATCAGGAGGATCATGGCGGTCTGAACGGCCAGGATCGCCAGCAGCGGAAGGGCCAGGCCGTAAAGTTCGCCGATCCTGACGCTCATCATCGAGGTGGTCAGAAAGAGGCTGACCGATACCGTCGAGATCAGGTCGAGGCACTGGGGGTGGATGCGAACGATCTTCAGGGCGTCGTTCAGGTTGCGGAACGCCACCGCCAGAAACATCGCGCCCAGATATCCGGGGAAGGTGAAGTTCCCCCAGCCCCAGACCTCTCTGGCCCAGTGCTGCAGCCGATCCGCCCCCCAGCGCCCGAACGCCATCAGGGCCAGGAGGAGCCCCAACGTGTGGATGAAGTCGTTGATCGTGATGGCCTCCCGCTCCTCGGAGTCGTGGTAGCCCTTCTTGAAGAATTCCAGGTCCGTCGTGAGCTTCAGATTTTTTCGGCGGACCAGCCAGTCCGCGACGGGGGCCCCCAGGGTGCCTCCGACGATGATCCCGAAGGTGGCCGCCGCCACGGCGACGACCAGCGCTCCCTCCGCCCCCAGGGATTCGGCCGATGGGCCGAAGATGACGGCCAGGCTGTGCCCGCCCTGGAGGGACACGGCGCCCGCCATGACGCCCAGCAGGGGATGGAGTCCGAGGAGCTTTGCGGCCGACACCCCCACGATGTTCTGCAACAGGGCCAGGCCCCAGCAACAACAGAGATAGAGGAAGAGCGTCTCGCCGCCCCGATGAAAGGCGCGAAAGCTTCCCGTGAGGCCGATTCGGGTGAAGAATACGGCGATCATCGGTATTTGCAGGCTGAGGTCGAAATTGACCGCGGCGACCCCCGATGCGCTCAGCGAGAAGGTCGTCGCCGCGGCCAGGAGGCCTCCGATGACTCCGGCGGGAATGCACAGGCGCCTGAAGATCTCGTAGCGGTTTCTCAGACCGACGCCCAGAAGAAAGAGGAGCGAGGCGATCGCTGCGGTGAACACGGGGTCGAATTGAACGTTCGCAAAGCCTTGAATGCTTGAGACTTCCATACAAATGGTGCCCTTTCCGAATCAGGCTGTCGATTGGCCCGGATGTCCGGGCCCAGGGTCACATTATATAGAAGCCCCGGACTTTACTCAACGGGAGTATTTCTGAGTATGGGAGGGAAAATCCGCCCGGAGGGAAGCCTTGGGGCGGATTTTCGTAGGGCGTTTGGTACCGGTTGCCTCGGGTGGGGAGCTCAGGGTGTGACGACAGGAAAGGCAGCCGCGAGGCGATTGATGAACCAGACGATGTTGGGGATTCCCACCAGGTCGATCAGCACCGCGCCGCACAGCGGGACGATGAGAAATGCCTTGTAGGAGATCACTCCGTAGCGCTCGCATACCGCACTCATGTTGGAGACCGCGTTGGGGGTCGCTCCGAGCCCGTGTCCGACGAAGCCGGAGCAGATGACGGCCGCATCGTAGTCCCTGCCCAGAAGACGGAAGAGAACGAAAATGGCGATGATCGCGATGCTCAGTACCTGGAGCAACAGAATGGCGATCAGCGGGATGGCCAGATCGTAGAGGTCCCAGATGCGCAGGCTCATCATGGCCATCGTCAGGAAGATGCCGATGGAGATGTCCGCGATGAGTTCGATGGCTCGCTCGTGAAGCCTGACGACCTTGAGTCCATCGTTCAGGTTGCGGAAGATCACGGCTGCGAACATGGCTCCGACGTACCCGGGAAGGGAGAAGTTCTGCCATTTCCAGACGTTCTTGGCCTGATCATTGAACCAGCCGGAGGCCATGGAGCCCAGCGCCATGAGGGCGAGCACCAGGGTCAGCATGCGGAAGAGGTCGAAACTGTCGGTCTCCCTCGACATTGTCTCGAGGTCCGGATGCGTCTTGTAAAGCGCGTCCTGAGAGGCGGAGAGCTCCAGTTTGTTGCGCTGGATCAGCCAGGTTGCCAGAGGCCCTCCCATGATCCCGCCCGCAATCAGGCCGAAGGTCGCCGATGCGATGGCGACGGCCTTGGCCCCGGCGATCCCCATGGCCTCCGCCGTGGGGCCGAATGCCGCGGCCGCTCCGTGTCCGCCCTCCAGGGAGACCGCACCGGCCATGACGCCCAGAACCGGATGAATGCCGAAGATCTTGGCCAAGGAGGCTCCGAATGCGTTCTGGAACACCGCGAGTCCCCAGCAGGCGCAGAGGTAGACGATCAACGCCCGCCCTCCTTTTTTCAGGAGCCCCAGGCTTCCGCCGATTCCGACCGTGGTGAAGAACGCCAGCATCATGGGGCTCTGGAGCGTGGTCTGGAATTTCACCGTGGCTCCGCCCCGATGGTGTAAAAAGAGGGTGATCAGAGCCATAACGAGCCCGCCGATAACCGCGGCGGGAATGCTGTAGCGCGTCAGGAAAGCTATTTTGCGCCGGAGTCCGACGCCGATCATGTAGAGGATGGCCGCGATGGCCGTGGTGAACAAGGGGTCGAAGCTGAGGGTGAACACTCCGTTGATCGTCTCCCAATTCAAAACGATACACGTCCTTTCATGATTTTTTGCCGATACAGAACAGAATCGGTGCCGCCGCTCGACATTGCGGCGGAGCGTCCCTAGCGGAGCGGCTCGGGGTTGGTTCCCCGGATCTGGCCGGTGCCGTAGATGACGAACTTGGTGGACGTGAGCTGTTCGATGCCCATGGGGCCGCGGGCGTGCAGCTTCTGCGTGCTGATGCCCATCTCGGCCCCGAACCCGAACACGCCCCCGTCGGTGAAGCGCGTCGAGGCGTTGACGTAGACGGCGGCCGCGTCAACGCCGGCCAGGAATCGCTGTGCGTTGGCGTAGCTCTCCGTCACGATGGCCTCGCTGTGTTTCGTTCCGTGCCGGTGGATGTGCTCCATGGCCTC carries:
- a CDS encoding sodium/glutamate symporter; the encoded protein is MEVSSIQGFANVQFDPVFTAAIASLLFLLGVGLRNRYEIFRRLCIPAGVIGGLLAAATTFSLSASGVAAVNFDLSLQIPMIAVFFTRIGLTGSFRAFHRGGETLFLYLCCCWGLALLQNIVGVSAAKLLGLHPLLGVMAGAVSLQGGHSLAVIFGPSAESLGAEGALVVAVAAATFGIIVGGTLGAPVADWLVRRKNLKLTTDLEFFKKGYHDSEEREAITINDFIHTLGLLLALMAFGRWGADRLQHWAREVWGWGNFTFPGYLGAMFLAVAFRNLNDALKIVRIHPQCLDLISTVSVSLFLTTSMMSVRIGELYGLALPLLAILAVQTAMILLMTVFVIFPLMGGDYDAAIICSGFIGHGLGAPPSAVSMMRAACDHHNLVSYKAFLIVPLCGAALIDLFAIPNILWFMRSLAH
- a CDS encoding branched-chain amino acid transporter permease, translating into MSLGSLSVLAVVALVTMLTRGLPYLLFGGNREVPGFLRYLGAVLPASIMVVLVVHCLRHVKLTAWPYGIAELSAVAVVVAAQILKKSAILSVFLGTALYMFLIRLL
- a CDS encoding S9 family peptidase — protein: MEKSTEKLQNTRITFHDLLQYRFLSAPRFSPDGSKIAFAVHQADLENNRYLSDLWIYDLATETRFRLTATGAEKAFCWDVSGTGLIFVSGRERQPVEHKPKEDAEKRRAEAARIYRIPVAGGEARFLAEVPRTVAALWALDEERLLLQTVDARPEDRFEDADYEVFEQIPFCSNGKGFTGQSRRTLSLLALGSGELEDLSPHDMEVRQVRLSPDRRRALATGVVYGDAMPETSGVWEFDLEAKAVTERAPQAQFAWSCADVFAGGLLLTGTDMKRHGHNENVRFYRAANGAPQCLTPDLDRSLRNSIICDCRYGTTDQAHAFLVDGDRAWFVSTDGCRSHLHAIDAQGGIEQISRELRSIDEYDVRGGRAAVVGLEGLGLQELYLVEPGRERRLTDFNAKALAGKDLSVPEHVRLENGSPEGLDCWYMRPVGFEVGKKYPTLLHIHGGPKATFSDVFVHEMQCWAAEGFVVLFCNPRGSDGKGNAFADVRGKYGTIDYEDLMAFVDWAVDTLPFVDRDRMGVTGGSYGGFMTNWIVGHTDRFRAAVTQRSICNWVSMAGISDIGYFFVPDQQAADVWSDVDKLWQHSPLKYADQVRTPTLLIHSDEDHRCEISQGLQFFTALKRNGVEARLCVFKGENHELSRSGRPRPRLARLQEIVRWFKDKV
- a CDS encoding phosphate acyltransferase — its product is MEYRNFEVLVERARALPGKRRCVVAGAEDEHVLEAVLAAEKAGIIGLPVLTGNARHVAELVRSLGGAPDRCVLSDVPDGENPAQRAVELIASGAGDFLVKGRMDTKDLLKPVVDRANNLHTEDSPSGGLMSHLAFFQIPGVDRLVVVTDGGMVVYPDLNRKKGLILNAVTTLRAMGWERPRVAVLCAIEKLNPKMRETVEAAELTEMNRRGEIDGCIVEGPISYDVAMSPEIAAIKGYESENCGRFDVLLTPDMTAGNLLGKSLLVSAHAQLAGIVVGAKIPVVVTSRGSSAEEKFHSIALCAVASAPHLD
- the gltS gene encoding sodium/glutamate symporter; the protein is MNWETINGVFTLSFDPLFTTAIAAILYMIGVGLRRKIAFLTRYSIPAAVIGGLVMALITLFLHHRGGATVKFQTTLQSPMMLAFFTTVGIGGSLGLLKKGGRALIVYLCACWGLAVFQNAFGASLAKIFGIHPVLGVMAGAVSLEGGHGAAAAFGPTAEAMGIAGAKAVAIASATFGLIAGGIMGGPLATWLIQRNKLELSASQDALYKTHPDLETMSRETDSFDLFRMLTLVLALMALGSMASGWFNDQAKNVWKWQNFSLPGYVGAMFAAVIFRNLNDGLKVVRLHERAIELIADISIGIFLTMAMMSLRIWDLYDLAIPLIAILLLQVLSIAIIAIFVLFRLLGRDYDAAVICSGFVGHGLGATPNAVSNMSAVCERYGVISYKAFLIVPLCGAVLIDLVGIPNIVWFINRLAAAFPVVTP